TTATGGAGAGGACAGTGCGGATGAGAACGCGAGACGGGATTTCTTTGCCAAGTTGGCTACGTTCGTGATGGAGTGGAAGGTGAGTTTTCTGTCACTGTTTGTGTTTGGATTCGTGCTAACGTGAACTTCTAGAAATCCCGGGAGAAGAACATGACCCTGGAAGAAAGCAGGAGACGCACGGAGGCGTCGCTGGCTCGCAAGCGTATGAACATGAACACTGCTCTTGCGAATGGTGCCGGTACTGCTACCGAGGCGCCCAACTCGCCTGCTACTAGCGGTGCAATGGACTCGCTATTGGAGAAGCTGcgtgctgctgctcctcAAGCCAGAGATCAACGTGACCGTCGTCGCCGTGCCAGATTAAAGGAACGACACAATGTCCGCGTTGCGTCGGGACAACAGATCCCCGAGAATTTTGGAGCGGAAGAGGGCACGGAGGCAAACGAGGCCGAGAGCAATACCGGCCAGGCCAAGGATGATGACGGCGCCAGTGCCGCAGAGTCTGGGATGTTGAGTCCGCCTGGCCAGGATGCCGATCGTGGCGCTAGTCCTGAGCCTCAGTCTGAGAGCGAAGACGTCGCCGACCGCGCTGCAAGTATGCTTCAAGGCTTGCGAGACAATTCAGGGGATGCCGAGCGCTCGCGAAGACGGCGAGAGAGTGCCGAGGAAGAACGACGCAAACGCCGGATGAGACGACGCAATGGTCCCACCAGCGGCAGCAAGGATAGCGGTGATGGCACTGGCGGTTTATCATCTGTCAAGGAGCCAGAGTCAATGTCTCCTCCGGGAACGGCGGATTCGAACAATACAGATGATGCTGGCTCGCAGCCGCCGTCGACGCCGGCGATTGTTGTCTCGCCGAATGATGATGACCAGCATGATCGGTCGCCTGATGATAGTCGGCCGAGCAGTAAGCGGGATTCGGAGCCTGagtgattttttttttcttttccccctTTCTTTTTGAAACATTttacctttttcttctctttcttttacATTTCATCTACTGGTAATGTTTGATTGATACACCAACTGATGTCGTCTCGGAATCCCCTTTTCTACTACGTCGCTCAGTGTAtaatatttctttttctttcttccgaCCGATTTCTAGCCTTGATCTTCCCTTTTTGTTTCTCTTATTTTGTTTTTCGCCGGTACCCCTTGTGCATTTTTTCTTTAACCGTTCATTCTCATTCCCTTTCTTAACATTTCACATCATACGGTTTCCTATCCTGTCTCCATTTCCTGTACATAATGCCTTATCTGACCATAGCTATGTGTTTGTCTCTGTGTCTCCTGTCTGTTCTGTTTCTATATCCGCATGTTGTTGTCGTCTTGCATCCTGTCGTGGTGGATATCTTGACTTGTCTGGTATGGCAGTGTATGTGTCTCTTTGAAACGCAGGCGTGACGAAGCGATGCATTGTTGGTAAATCTCCATGCATTTGACTGTTTGGTCTTGGGTTTCTCTACTTGATATAGCATGAGTTAACAGATAGATTGTGCTTCATTACTGTACCTGTTTGTAGTGCAAGCCCTTATCAGATAAGATAAACTCTCCACGTGACAATCTCCTCAAATCTCCGGCCTCCGAAAAGATCTCCTCCCATCGTCCATTGTCATCCTTGCGTATGCGCCTGTCTCTGTCTCCGAATCTCCGGTGGGCAATCCGCTTTCGCCCATCATGGAATACTCGTTATACGTCTGTAGCGGCTTTGCGTAGTCACTGTCAACCTATCTTGCGCTCCGCTGTGCCTATACCAGCATCACCGGCACCGCCGGCGAACCGGAGATGGTTTTCGGCTTCTCGTCCGGCGCGATTTAGTATTGACGCTGATTCGACTATCTACGCTTTGTCGACGGCATCAGGTCGCGCCGCGATTGCGGTGGTGAGGATTTCGGGAAATGCGTGTGTAGAGGTAAGTCTGGCTGCGAGTGGTGTGGTGTACTGAGGATTCTGCTAACGTAGTGGATACGGATAGGTATACAAAGCCCTATGTCCGAATAAACCTCTTCCGAAACCACGGCTCGCCGCTCTACGAACGCTTTACGAACCGGGAAACAACACAGACAATGTGTTAGATGCCGGGGCTTTGGTGCTACACTTCCCCGCCCCCAAGACAGTCACGGGCGAGGATGTCCTGGAATTCCATGTACACGGCGGACCGGCAATCGTCAAGTCTGTTCTTGGGGCGATAGGAGGCTTAAATCGCACCGATAATATAATCCGCTACGCCGAACCGGGCGAATTCACTCGCCGCGCATTTATGAATGATCGTCTTGACCTGCCTCAGATCGAAGCACTTGGTGAAACCCTCGTCGCTGATACGGAGCAGCAGCGTCGTCTTGCTGTGCGGGGTGCGAATGATACGTTGTCGAAACGATACGAACAATGGCGGCATCAGCTGCTATATGCGCGCGGGGAACTCGAGGCTCTGATTGATTTTGCGGAGGATCAGCATTTTGATGAGTCGGCTGGAGAGTTGCTTTCGTCTGTTGCGGGACAGGTTCGCGTGCTTGTGTCGCAGATCGGGTTCCATATACAGAATGCGTCAAAGGGCGAGCTGCTACGGAATGGTATCCGCATTGCACTCTTGGGCGCCCCGAACGCGGGAAAGAGCTCGTTGTTGAATCGGGTTGTCGGGAAGGAGGCTGCGATTGTCAGTACCGAGGAAGGGACGACGAGGGATATTGTCGATGTTGGTGTTGATTTGGGAGGATGGTATTGTAAACTCGGGGATATGGCCGGCATTCGCTCAGAGGCTGGGTCTGGGGATACGGCTGTGACGATTGGGGCGGTGGAGAAGGAGGGGATAAGACGGGCGAGAGAGAGGGCGTTGGAGTCGGATGTGGTGATTGTGGTTGCATCGTTGGATGAGAGTGGTCGGTTAGCTGTTGAGCGGGAGGTCATCGACGCTACGCGCGATtgcattgaggatgggaaATGTATCCTCATCGTGATCAACAAATGTGATCGTCTCCAACCGAGCGAACGAACCATATTCGCTCAAATCCCACCAACCCTGCTTGAGAAAGTCACTACACTCTTCCCATCCGTCCCTCAAAACCGCATCTTCGGTATATCCTGCCAGGAAGCTCAAGGCCTATTACCATCGTCACTAGAACAGAACGCAGACCCCGGAAACCTCCAGATCTTCCTCCGCGGCCTCATCAGCACATTGGAAGAAATCGCCTCACCCCTGGGAATCGAAGGAGACGATAACGGCCAATACGACCATTCATACTGGAAGGATTCGCTGGGCGTGACGCACCGCCAAAGCTCGAATCTGAAACGGTGTAAGCAGCATCTTGAT
This sequence is a window from Aspergillus chevalieri M1 DNA, chromosome 5, nearly complete sequence. Protein-coding genes within it:
- the MSS1 gene encoding tRNA modification GTPase (COG:J;~EggNog:ENOG410PFQT;~InterPro:IPR031168,IPR025867,IPR027266,IPR005225, IPR018948,IPR027417,IPR006073,IPR027368,IPR004520;~PFAM:PF02421,PF10396,PF12631,PF01926;~go_function: GO:0003924 - GTPase activity [Evidence IEA];~go_function: GO:0005515 - protein binding [Evidence IEA];~go_function: GO:0005525 - GTP binding [Evidence IEA];~go_process: GO:0006400 - tRNA modification [Evidence IEA]) produces the protein MRLSLSPNLRWAIRFRPSWNTRYTSVAALRSHCQPILRSAVPIPASPAPPANRRWFSASRPARFSIDADSTIYALSTASGRAAIAVVRISGNACVEVYKALCPNKPLPKPRLAALRTLYEPGNNTDNVLDAGALVLHFPAPKTVTGEDVLEFHVHGGPAIVKSVLGAIGGLNRTDNIIRYAEPGEFTRRAFMNDRLDLPQIEALGETLVADTEQQRRLAVRGANDTLSKRYEQWRHQLLYARGELEALIDFAEDQHFDESAGELLSSVAGQVRVLVSQIGFHIQNASKGELLRNGIRIALLGAPNAGKSSLLNRVVGKEAAIVSTEEGTTRDIVDVGVDLGGWYCKLGDMAGIRSEAGSGDTAVTIGAVEKEGIRRARERALESDVVIVVASLDESGRLAVEREVIDATRDCIEDGKCILIVINKCDRLQPSERTIFAQIPPTLLEKVTTLFPSVPQNRIFGISCQEAQGLLPSSLEQNADPGNLQIFLRGLISTLEEIASPLGIEGDDNGQYDHSYWKDSLGVTHRQSSNLKRCKQHLDDFLAQTAEPGSNSGGYGGLLGEEVDIVTAAENLRFAADALAKITGKGESGDVEDVLGVVFEKFCVGK